A region from the Leptospira neocaledonica genome encodes:
- a CDS encoding DUF3147 family protein, which translates to MLYLIFKYAVTSGLVVLISEIAKRSDKIGGLIASLPIVTILTLLWLQFEKAEQEKISNHAYYTFWFVLPTLPMFLVFPKLYASFGFWSAIGLCILLTVALFFSFNLILERFGIKLL; encoded by the coding sequence ATGTTGTACCTCATCTTCAAATACGCAGTCACTTCTGGCCTAGTTGTTCTGATTTCAGAAATTGCAAAAAGAAGCGACAAGATTGGAGGACTGATTGCCTCCTTACCGATTGTAACCATCTTAACTTTGCTTTGGCTGCAGTTTGAAAAAGCTGAACAGGAAAAGATCTCAAATCATGCGTACTATACTTTTTGGTTTGTTCTTCCCACTCTTCCTATGTTCTTGGTCTTTCCGAAATTATATGCGAGTTTTGGGTTTTGGTCCGCAATAGGTTTATGTATCCTTTTAACAGTGGCCTTGTTTTTTTCATTTAACCTTATCTTAGAGAGATTTGGAATCAAACTCTTATGA